A DNA window from Daucus carota subsp. sativus chromosome 3, DH1 v3.0, whole genome shotgun sequence contains the following coding sequences:
- the LOC108214817 gene encoding VIN3-like protein 1 isoform X1 translates to MNEPMPTSFSPFLHVPNLILASGVRSISSSVQSTPEKNGLSDDASRSPDPLQESLNLGQEKDLLPNLLEKEKQNSALSVCKMPDQVPKASKKHWKNQEVKKPSFAPNGQASRKQSRKAKNPSRFPEATEKCPALIPTSLICQNPACRATLSDDAFCKRCSCSICHSFDDNKDPSLWLECMSESGEGDSCGLSCHVECALQSRKAGVADIGQVVKLDGSYCCASCGKISGILGCWRKQLLIAKDARRVDVLYFRISMSYRLLDGTSRFKELHEIVASIKVKLDTELGPAKGISTKMARYIVSRLSVASDVQALCSTAIEKADEWLAAASKADPSRREGSLPAACKVLFKEIESTSIVVLLIELPTSSLEDIKGYKLWYCKTREESHSEEPTCRILKSQKRVRISNLLPCTEYSFRVVSYTETGDMGHSEAKCFTKSVEVIGKTPSSVGVNNIKESLQGVADTNVGTKHKTGAEVESNSGFQVRDLGKVLQIASSQEQGCLNELSGERIENCPGVKEPNPQPVHDPLPRVSCELDLNVASVPDLNEELTPLVESKDEDNVIALGRVEPVGDEVSRDNQRNDVEKSHGSGDSQNWSHRPNGDVSAVDSKGKMNKKRAATANEELHDCDSTLVNGSPCGLHAASGSLGENFEYCVRIIRWLECQGHIKPEFRLKLLTWYSLRSSEQERRVVDTFVQTLVDDPSSLAGQLLDSFSDVVSSKKRRNGFCSKLWH, encoded by the exons ATGAATGAGCCAATGCCTACTAgtttctcaccctttttacATGTTCCAAATCTTATCTTAGCTTCAGGTGTTCGAAGCATTTCTTCCAGTGTGCAAAGCACTCCAGAGAAAAATGGACTCTCAGATGATGCTTCAAGAAGTCCAGACCCTCTTCAAGAGTCATTGAATTTGGGTCAAGAAAAGGATCTTCTTCCTAATCTCTTAGAAAAGGAAAAGCAAAACTCTGCTTTGTCAGTGTGCAAAATGCCTGACCAAGTTCCTAAGGCAAGTAAAAAACATTGGAAGAACCAGGAGGTTAAAAAACCATCATTTGCTCCAAATGGTCAGGCTTCTAGGAAGCAATCCAGAAAGGCTAAAAATCCCTCTCGATTTCCTGAGGCTACAGAGAAGTGTCCTGCTTTAATTCCAACTTCATTGATCTGTCAAAATCCTGCATGCCGAGCTACTTTATCTGATGATGCATTCTGCAAGAGGTGCTCATGTTCTATCTGTCATTCATTTGATGACAATAAAGATCCAAGTCTTTGGCTGGAATGCATGTCTGAATCTGGTGAAGGAGACTCGTGTGGCTTATCTTGCCACGTTGAATGTGCCCTCCAAAGTCGAAAGGCGGGGGTTGCTGATATCGGGCAAGTGGTGAAGCTAGATGGGAGCTACTGTTGTGCATCTTGCGGAAAAATTTCGGGAATACTAGG TTGTTGGAGGAAGCAACTTCTTATCGCTAAGGACGCACGACGTGTCGACGTCCTCTATTTCAGGATAAGTATGAGCTACAGGCTCTTAGATGGGACTTCTAGGTTCAAAGAACTCCATGAAATTGTAGCTAGCATTAAGGTGAAACTTGATACTGAATTGGGTCCAGCAAAGGGTATTTCAACTAAGATGGCAAGATACATTGTTAGCAGACTTTCTGTCGCTAGTGATGTACAGGCCCTTTGCTCTACTGCAATTGAGAAAGCAGATGAATGGTTGGCTGCAGCTTCAAAGGCAGATCCTAGTCGTAGAG AGGGTTCACTACCGGCAGCTTGCAAAGTTCTGTTTAAAGAAATAGAATCTACTTCAATTGTAGTTTTGCTTATAGAGCTGCCTACCTCTTCTTTAGAAGACATCAAGGGCTACAAACTTTGGTATTGTAAGACTAGAGAAGAGTCACACTCAGAGGAACCTACTTGTagaattttaaaatctcaaaagagGGTTCGCATTTCAAATTTGCTTCCTTGCACGGAGTATTCCTTTCGAGTAGTATCATACACAGAAACTGGTGACATGGGACACTCTGAGGCAAAGTGCTTCACCAAGAGTGTGGAGGTTATCGGAAAGACTCCCAGCTCTGTTggagtaaataatataaaagagAGTTTGCAGGGTGTAGCAGATACAAATGTGGGCACAAAGCACAAGACTGGAGCAGAGGTGGAATCTAATTCAGGATTTCAGGTCCGTGATCTTGGGAAGGTATTGCAGATTGCATCATCTCAGGAGCAGGGCTGCCTCAATGAGCTTTCTGGTGAGAGAATAGAAAATTGCCCTGGAGTTAAAGAGCCTAACCCTCAACCTGTACATGATCCACTACCACGTGTCTCGTGTGAGCTTGATCTGAATGTTGCTTCTGTACCTGATTTAAATGAAGAGTTGACCCCTCTGGTTGAGTCCAAGGATGAAGATAATGTTATTGCTCTGGGAAGGGTTGAGCCAGTTGGTGATGAGGTCTCGCGTGATAATCAGAGAAATGATGTAGAGAAGTCACATGGTAGTGGAGACTCACAAAATTGGAGCCACAGACCCAATGGGGATGTTTCTGCTGTGGACTCCAAAGGAAAAATGAACAAGAAGAGGGCTGCTACTGCAAATGAAGAGTTACATGATTGTGATAGCACTCTGGTTAATGGATCGCCTTGTGGGCTCCACGCCGCATCAGGGTCTTTGGGCGAGAACTTTGAGTACTGTGTTCGAATAATACGGTGGCTAGAATGTCAAGGTCATATCAAACCAGAGTTCAGGTTGAAACTGCTGACATGGTATAGTTTAAGGTCAAGTGAGCAGGAACGTAGAGTTGTGGACACCTTTGTTCAAACTCTTGTTGATGATCCAAGTAGCTTGGCAGGACAGTTGCTCGATTCCTTTTCAGATGTCGTGTCCAGCAAGAAGCGTAGAAATGGTTTCTGCAGTAAGCTGTGGCACTAA
- the LOC108214817 gene encoding VIN3-like protein 1 isoform X2, translated as MPDQVPKASKKHWKNQEVKKPSFAPNGQASRKQSRKAKNPSRFPEATEKCPALIPTSLICQNPACRATLSDDAFCKRCSCSICHSFDDNKDPSLWLECMSESGEGDSCGLSCHVECALQSRKAGVADIGQVVKLDGSYCCASCGKISGILGCWRKQLLIAKDARRVDVLYFRISMSYRLLDGTSRFKELHEIVASIKVKLDTELGPAKGISTKMARYIVSRLSVASDVQALCSTAIEKADEWLAAASKADPSRREGSLPAACKVLFKEIESTSIVVLLIELPTSSLEDIKGYKLWYCKTREESHSEEPTCRILKSQKRVRISNLLPCTEYSFRVVSYTETGDMGHSEAKCFTKSVEVIGKTPSSVGVNNIKESLQGVADTNVGTKHKTGAEVESNSGFQVRDLGKVLQIASSQEQGCLNELSGERIENCPGVKEPNPQPVHDPLPRVSCELDLNVASVPDLNEELTPLVESKDEDNVIALGRVEPVGDEVSRDNQRNDVEKSHGSGDSQNWSHRPNGDVSAVDSKGKMNKKRAATANEELHDCDSTLVNGSPCGLHAASGSLGENFEYCVRIIRWLECQGHIKPEFRLKLLTWYSLRSSEQERRVVDTFVQTLVDDPSSLAGQLLDSFSDVVSSKKRRNGFCSKLWH; from the exons ATGCCTGACCAAGTTCCTAAGGCAAGTAAAAAACATTGGAAGAACCAGGAGGTTAAAAAACCATCATTTGCTCCAAATGGTCAGGCTTCTAGGAAGCAATCCAGAAAGGCTAAAAATCCCTCTCGATTTCCTGAGGCTACAGAGAAGTGTCCTGCTTTAATTCCAACTTCATTGATCTGTCAAAATCCTGCATGCCGAGCTACTTTATCTGATGATGCATTCTGCAAGAGGTGCTCATGTTCTATCTGTCATTCATTTGATGACAATAAAGATCCAAGTCTTTGGCTGGAATGCATGTCTGAATCTGGTGAAGGAGACTCGTGTGGCTTATCTTGCCACGTTGAATGTGCCCTCCAAAGTCGAAAGGCGGGGGTTGCTGATATCGGGCAAGTGGTGAAGCTAGATGGGAGCTACTGTTGTGCATCTTGCGGAAAAATTTCGGGAATACTAGG TTGTTGGAGGAAGCAACTTCTTATCGCTAAGGACGCACGACGTGTCGACGTCCTCTATTTCAGGATAAGTATGAGCTACAGGCTCTTAGATGGGACTTCTAGGTTCAAAGAACTCCATGAAATTGTAGCTAGCATTAAGGTGAAACTTGATACTGAATTGGGTCCAGCAAAGGGTATTTCAACTAAGATGGCAAGATACATTGTTAGCAGACTTTCTGTCGCTAGTGATGTACAGGCCCTTTGCTCTACTGCAATTGAGAAAGCAGATGAATGGTTGGCTGCAGCTTCAAAGGCAGATCCTAGTCGTAGAG AGGGTTCACTACCGGCAGCTTGCAAAGTTCTGTTTAAAGAAATAGAATCTACTTCAATTGTAGTTTTGCTTATAGAGCTGCCTACCTCTTCTTTAGAAGACATCAAGGGCTACAAACTTTGGTATTGTAAGACTAGAGAAGAGTCACACTCAGAGGAACCTACTTGTagaattttaaaatctcaaaagagGGTTCGCATTTCAAATTTGCTTCCTTGCACGGAGTATTCCTTTCGAGTAGTATCATACACAGAAACTGGTGACATGGGACACTCTGAGGCAAAGTGCTTCACCAAGAGTGTGGAGGTTATCGGAAAGACTCCCAGCTCTGTTggagtaaataatataaaagagAGTTTGCAGGGTGTAGCAGATACAAATGTGGGCACAAAGCACAAGACTGGAGCAGAGGTGGAATCTAATTCAGGATTTCAGGTCCGTGATCTTGGGAAGGTATTGCAGATTGCATCATCTCAGGAGCAGGGCTGCCTCAATGAGCTTTCTGGTGAGAGAATAGAAAATTGCCCTGGAGTTAAAGAGCCTAACCCTCAACCTGTACATGATCCACTACCACGTGTCTCGTGTGAGCTTGATCTGAATGTTGCTTCTGTACCTGATTTAAATGAAGAGTTGACCCCTCTGGTTGAGTCCAAGGATGAAGATAATGTTATTGCTCTGGGAAGGGTTGAGCCAGTTGGTGATGAGGTCTCGCGTGATAATCAGAGAAATGATGTAGAGAAGTCACATGGTAGTGGAGACTCACAAAATTGGAGCCACAGACCCAATGGGGATGTTTCTGCTGTGGACTCCAAAGGAAAAATGAACAAGAAGAGGGCTGCTACTGCAAATGAAGAGTTACATGATTGTGATAGCACTCTGGTTAATGGATCGCCTTGTGGGCTCCACGCCGCATCAGGGTCTTTGGGCGAGAACTTTGAGTACTGTGTTCGAATAATACGGTGGCTAGAATGTCAAGGTCATATCAAACCAGAGTTCAGGTTGAAACTGCTGACATGGTATAGTTTAAGGTCAAGTGAGCAGGAACGTAGAGTTGTGGACACCTTTGTTCAAACTCTTGTTGATGATCCAAGTAGCTTGGCAGGACAGTTGCTCGATTCCTTTTCAGATGTCGTGTCCAGCAAGAAGCGTAGAAATGGTTTCTGCAGTAAGCTGTGGCACTAA